A stretch of Mobula birostris isolate sMobBir1 chromosome 2, sMobBir1.hap1, whole genome shotgun sequence DNA encodes these proteins:
- the LOC140210775 gene encoding G-protein coupled receptor family C group 6 member A-like — protein sequence MIHTIEMINNSSLLDGIKLGYEIYDTCSDASKAIIAAMKLLAKPSSTGDVLEVHCNYTDYKPIVKAVVGEVYSELSIPMARIFNVMLMPQISFASSTSILSNKGRFASFMRTVPSDVHQTKALAKLVNYFKWNWVGVIATDDEYGMSAVTDFRLQAQKQNICIGFNEEIPTYVCDDQSTQRIQTLISKIESTPNASVIVLFAKQAIVVKLFNEIIRRGIRRTWLASDAWSMSRAVAKMKNIKTVGNILGFSFKTGCIPGFLSHLRNLKPPAEGYNKFIEKYWELRSTCSKQNKNYTELLEAMRMVKFAEAKRLFYFDESGDSINGYDLIHWEMEEDVTKFKTVGEYKLPDKVVYIYDEAVKRIGKVGIN from the exons ATGATACATACCATCGAAATGATAAACAACTCTTCACTACTAGACGGTATTAAGCTCGGATATGAAATATATGACACGTGTTCAGATGCTTCCAAAGCCATAATAGCTGCGATGAAGTTActtgccaagccaagctccacaggCGATGTTCTGGAGGTTCACTGCAACTACACTGATTACAAGCCAATCGTGAAAGCGGTTGTGGGTGAAGTCTATTCGGAACTGTCAATTCCTATGGCCAGAATATTCAATGTGATGCTGATGCCTCAG ATTAGTTTTGCATCATCTACTTCTATCCTGAGTAACAAAGGGAGATTTGCATCATTTATGCGCACTGTGCCCAGTGATGTCCATCAGACGAAAGCTCTGGCCAAACTAGTCAATTATTTTAAATGGAACTGGGTAGGGGTCATCGCGACCGATGATGAATATGGCATGTCTGCAGTGACTGATTTCAGGCTTCAGGCTCAGAAGCAGAATATCTGTATTGGTTTCAATGAAGAGATTCCAACTTACGTGTGTGATGATCAGAGTACCCAACGGATACAGACCTTGATCTCAAAAATTGAAAGCACTCCGAATGCAAGTGTCATTGTTCTATTTGCTAAACAAGCCATCGTCGTTAAACTGTTCAATGAAATTATTCGCCGAGGCATTAGGAGGACATGGCTTGCTAGTGATGCTTGGTCTATGTCCAGAGCAGTAGCAAAGATGAAGAATATTAAGACAGTAGGAAACATTCTGGGCTTCTCTTTCAAAACGGGATGTATTCCTGGTTTTCTGTCGCACTTGAGGAACCTGAAGCCTCCAGCCGAGGGATATAACAAGTTCATTGAGAAATACTGGGAACTCCGCTCCACGTGTTCGAAGCAAAACAAAAACTACACGGAA TTACTGGAAGCAATGAGAATGGTAAAGTTTGCTGAGGCTAAAAGACTTTTCTATTTTGATGAATCTGGGGATTCCATCAATGGATATGACCTAATACACTGGGAGATGGAAGAAGACGTTACCAAGTTCAAAACCGTTGGCGAATACAAACTTCCCGATAAAGTTGTATACATTTATGATGAAGCAGTCAAaagaattggaaaggttgggatTAACTAA